In Triticum urartu cultivar G1812 chromosome 6, Tu2.1, whole genome shotgun sequence, the following proteins share a genomic window:
- the LOC125515352 gene encoding germin-like protein 1-1 produces MARLQLSVLAACTVLFVLAAPSLAGDPDMLQDVCVADLASPIKINGFPCKANITADDFFFAGLKKAGNTNNPAGSIVTAANVQSFPGVNTLGVSMARIDYAVGGQNPPHTHPRATEIIFVTKGTLEVGFITTANKLFTRFVTVGEVFVFPRGLVHFQQNRGHGPASVIAAFNSQLQGTQAIATTLFAATPPVPTDVLAKAFRVDNEDIDAVKARFK; encoded by the exons ATGGCGAGGCTTCAGCTTTCCGTCCTAGCGGCCTGCACCGTCCTCTTCGTGCTCGCCGCCCCCTCCCTCGCCGGCGACCCCGACATGCTTCAGGACGTCTGCGTCGCCGACCTGGCATCCC CGATCAAGATCAACGGCTTCCCGTGCAAGGCCAACATCACGGCGGACGACTTCTTCTTCGCCGGActcaagaaggccggcaacaccaacaACCCGGCTGGTTCCATCGTCACCGCGGCGAACGTGCAGTCATTCCCCGGGGTGAACACGCTCGGTGTGTCCATGGCCCGCATCGACTACGCGGTCGGAGGGCAGAACCCGCCGCACACCCACCCGCGCGCCACCGAGATCATCTTCGTCACCAAGGGAACCCTCGAGGTGGGCTTCATCACCACCGCCAACAAGCTCTTCACTAGGTTCGTCACCGTCGGAGAGGTGTTCGTCTTCCCGCGTGGCCTCGTGCACTTCCAGCAGAACAGGGGACATGGCCCCGCCTCCGTCATCGCCGCCTTCAACAGCCAGCTCCAGGGCACACAAGCCATCGCCACCACACTCTTCGCTGCCACACCACCAGTGCCAACCGACGTGCTGGCCAAGGCCTTCCGGGTTGATAACGAAGACATCGACGCCGTCAAGGCCAGGTTCAAGTAG
- the LOC125512974 gene encoding F-box protein PP2-B11-like translates to MEADGDEISRLPEELLASILSRTSPPDAGRCAAVSRSFLAAADSDAVWSCFLPRDLPRFAEGVLPHAPPSKKGLFRYLSDQPALLPGKLVSMRLDRATGTKCYMLSARSLHISWGETIDYWEWIKLRSDEIQANNSFREAAQLQGVWWLLIRGEIHSTMLSPNSKYAAYMVFKLADEFIKLDFPFQEASITVGGNDDSTRQVCLQAYMEDGDDGVPRKHILRCSWEDYMPHTSCDAIPLTDDVMLPRKRVDGWMEVELGEFYNGESCDSDVSVCLKETEGGVWKTGLIVWGIEIRTKQ, encoded by the exons ATGGAAGCAGACGGCGACGAGATCTCGCGCCTGCCGGAGGAACTCCTCGCGTCGATCCTCTCCCGCACGTCGCCGCCGGACGCAGGACGCTGTGCCGCCGTCTCCCGCTCCTTCCTCGCCGCGGCGGACTCCGACGCCGTCTGGTCCTGCTTCCTGCCCCGCGACCTCCCACGGTTCGCTGAAGGTGTGCTCCCCCACGCGCCGCCGTCCAAGAAGGGCTTGTTCCGATACCTCTCCGACCAACCGGCGCTCCTCCCAGGCAAGCTCGTG AGCATGCGGCTGGACCGGGCTACTGGCACCAAGTGCTACATGCTCTCGGCGAGGTCGCTGCATATTTCGTGGGGCGAGACAATAGATTACTGGGAATGGATCAAGCTCCGTTCTGATGAGATCCAAGCAAACAACAG CTTCCGTGAAGCAGCTCAACTTCAGGGAGTTTGGTGGCTGTTAATCCGTGGCGAAATACATAGCACAATGCTCAGCCCAAACTCCAAGTATGCTGCTTACATGGTGTTCAAGCTAGCCGATGAGTTCATCAAGCTCGATTTCCCGTTTCAAGAGGCATCAATCACTGTTGGAGGGAATGATGACTCAACACGCCAAGTTTGCCTCCAAGCCTATATGGAGGACGGGGATGACGGGGTACCTCGCAAACATATCTTGAGGTGTAGTTGGGAAGACTATATGCCTCATACAAGTTGTGATGCAATTCCTCTCACAGATGATGTTATGCTCCCTCGAAAAAGGGTTGATGGCTGGATGGAGGTCGAGCTAGGCGAGTTCTACAACGGTGAAAGCTGCGACAGCGATGTGTCTGTGTGCCTAAAGGAAACCGAAGGAGGGGTTTGGAAGACTGGTCTTATTGTGTGGGGTATTGAGATTAGAACTAAGCAATGA